One Apteryx mantelli isolate bAptMan1 chromosome 2, bAptMan1.hap1, whole genome shotgun sequence genomic window, ttctctaatacCTAACTGGTATTAATTGTTGTCAGTTTATGCATATGTGCGCACTCTGTTTATATGCCTAAAGATAAAATTACTATTTGTCTGAATCAGGTTTTTTTCCTATCTTTTGTTTTCATAACCTAAGCACAGCCAGCTTTCTTGatttgaagcctttttttttggaTAGCTCACAAATACTCTTAAACAATTCCTTTGCTCATTCAAACTTTTCCTGGATAGTTTAATTTTCAGCTTTGAAAAACTGGTCTTTTTCAAAGTGCTAGATAATAATAACCCCTCAGCAAATTATATATTACTATTACACATACCAAATGCAATTAAGTAAATAATTGCATATATAAATTTTTAGTTGTGTGATTACATCCTTCAATTTCTTCATATACTGTGTTGAAAGATGGCTGTCACAGCCGCATCAGGTTGAAACAAGGAATATATAAAACAATGAATTCATTATTCCCTAGCAAGAATTTTTTATCAGTTTAATTTAAAAGACTTAATTGGGACTAATCTTAATTACCATGTACAAATAGGAGGTGATTCATGCCATATAAGTATTCTTCTGTTCTCAGTTTATTActagaaatgtttatttttagaagATACCTTCTTTCTTACTGTCTCTCTTTTGATATTCTAGGTCTGTAAATAAGGCATTTCAAacaaagtttcattttaaagagaaaaaaaaggctgtaCACATTTAAAAGAAATCCTCACGGCATTCCTTCTTTAAATCATATACTGAATGTTTTTCTAGAACACCAGTATACTCTGTAATGACCATTTCTGGAAGGGTTCACAGATTTTGGTGTCACATTTTAGCTAACTCAAAAGAAAGTTCTATATTCAGTGGTATATAGGCTTTTGCTATGGGGTTATGCACATGACCTACTGTGACATTACTGAGAATCTCAGTATGGGCCTTCCTGCACATTTACAGCACCAAAGTGTGTTAGGAACCCAGGAATTGAGGCACAAAGCAATCAGAGATCTAAGGTATTTGTAGCTGAACTTCAGGGATTGAAGATAGTTTCTGGTAGTGAAATGGTTTTGTCTGAGTAAGAGAAAAATATCCTCATTCTTTCCTGGCAAATCACCACTTACAGAGTTCCCTGCAAACTGATGAGTAGAAGGTGTGGTGGGATCAATTTATGCAGCCGTTAATTTTTCCAAACATGATGTTTTTGGATCCCCACTTGGTGCAAATACTTTATTCAAGTACTACTTATATCTTTGGTGTGATGTTTTTCCCTGACTTGCTGATCAATTCCTGTCATTCCTTTATCTTTTGTATCAGGCCAAATAAGTAATACAGAATCAGAATTGAAGAAACTTGCGGAAGAAAATCCAGACCTTCAAGATGCCTATATAGCAAAACAGAAGCGCCTTAAAGTAAGAAAACTCTTTCCGTTCCACCCTACATTACCTGCTTGTTAGTGTGAgattttttctgtcaaaatataAACATTCTGTTTCACCTGACATTACCAGTATACTTATGCAGTGGTTTAACCCTACTAGGCATGAAGCACTCTATCCCTCAAATCAGCTACACACTTCAAGTGTGTGCTGAAGTATTGGACTggtcccattgacttcaaaggtAAGCATATATCTGCATTGGTTTTGGGATATTGAGCACCCTGCAGGATCAGGCAAACCTAGATATCTACCATCTCTATAAAATGTTCTTCTTCTGTTATCTGAATTGTCAGCAGTATCCAAATGGTAGCCAGCTGGCTGTGTAGAAAAAACAATCACATTTTATGGATAAGCACAGTAGCATCTAAGTAAAAGTTTGTCTGATAAAAGTATAAGCTCTATACAATGATTAAAACACTaacttgtatatatatatatttagtctaAACTGCTGGATCATGATAATATAAAGTACCTAAAGAAAATACTGGATGAACTGGAAAAAGTTTTGGATCAGGTTGAGACTGAATTGCAGAGGCGAAATGAGGAAACACCAGGTAAGGGATTATTCTTGCTAAGTTCTGTTGATGCTTATGTTGGGAAGACTGAGTAAACCAGTTGACAGCACCATTATAGGACTGTTTTTAATGCATCTGATTTGATACTTTTAGCATATACTGATATAACTTCACAAAAGAGATCAATATTGCTTTAAACACTGGTTTAGTTTACTGCTGCTGTCTGTGAGTAGAAATCTGATATGAGTAAATGTGGGTTTTATAGCATTTGATCACATTTTCAGCATAACATGAGTATAATTAGCTCTACATTTTTAGAGTattttgtaaacaaaacaaacaagaaaacctgaACTACAAAATGTTCTTCCTGATGTTGTAGCCCTCAGTTCACTATAATGAGCATGACCTTAATGTTAAACATAGGTTATTTAAAATTAAGATCTCATTTAAATATTGTGCTGATTTGGGGTGTTGGTATCTGTGGTAGTTGCAGAATTAGCAATCTAAAGCTGATCACAGAGCAGCTCCCCCACCCCATACCAAAAGCAGTGGTGTTGACCTGAAATCCACCTAATGAGAGTTGAGCTTTGTTTAAATGAGATTAGTGTTTTTGCTCATTCAGAGTCTGGGCCAACTCCCAGTGATGCTAATAGGAATCCTTCCTCCGACTTCACTGGGAGCTGCATGAAACCTCAGTCAATATCAACTGCGTCTCCTCAGATCAATAACTCTTTGCATGTGGCTCTATAAATAGCTGTGGTGGTAATTATCAGTTAGTATCAAGACAGGGCGGGTTTGAACTAGTGATTGAAATTATAGGTTAAATTCTCTACTGACTCAACAGTGAAAGTCACATTAAGTGTTTTAACTCACAAAGGATGGTGGAATTTTGTTCAGCAAATTAAGTCTCTCATCATTTCCAGcagcctcttttcttcctctgctaaatAGCTTTTCCAAGCGGTCACCTGGTATGGTACTGTTTAGCTTATGAAACCTGACAGTGTCACAGGATTTAGTAAAATACATGATGATTAAATGCTTCTTTGAATTTTGTCTGAGGTATTCAGATTTCCTGGTTTGTGAATAGTGCTTCTGTCACGTCTTGGTCAATCTCTGAGTTTCTGCTTTTCTTACTACTGCTCAAATCCCTCCTTCACCCATAGCTGCTGCCACCTCAATCATCTTTATTTTACACGGGTTGACTTCTTTGGTCTTCCTTTTTATCATCTTGCTGCACAGGATTAATTTCTATGTGTCCTTTCAGCTAGAGAGAATAGACTCATCTGCTGTATAGGTCTTTCTCCCTGACCTGCATAACCAGTTGAAAAGGACTAGTATCCGTGGTGTGCCATTTCCTCAGGTGGGAAATGGGTTGAAAAGGATATTCCAGGGTCTCTGTATTTCCACAGATGGGCTGCTAAAAATTCACGCCAGTGGTTTTCTGTGCCTGTTGTGTGGGAGCAACTGCATAAGGTTGCCAATAGGAGGGCACAGCATAGTCCCATTTGAGATCTAAGAGCAGATTAATTGCACTGGCACTTAGACTGGATACCTAATTTCAGATCCTAGTTTTTACAAGCTCCCTACATAGTCAGTACAGGTAAGCCCTTTGAGATGGTGGTGCAGAGCACTGAAGTTAGAGGCATGGTGCTGCCTGGTAATGCTTGCTCTGAGCCATCTCAGGACGCTTCAACCTCTTTCCTTTGAATGGAGAGGCAGTCTGGCATCTTCCTCTGTGTGCTCCTAACTAATGTTGGGCAGTGTGGATACACATTGCTTCTCAAACTTCTCAGTGTAAATGATACAGTTTGGGGTCTAGGAGGCACAAAGGAGGGACAGGTGGCACATCTGTATCTTCTGCCTGAGCTGGCATTTTCAGTGCAGGTCAGACATCTGGTTCATTTCTTTTTGACTAGAAAGTCTTCAGCAAAAAGCAGCTCTTGAGTGAATGTTACGGTGCTGAGTGACACAGTCAAGATGATAAACTCCTCAGGCAAACAGTAATTTTTCAGCAAAAGCTAAGCTGCCTTTCTCTTTTCCATTCCTGTTAATTTAAATCAGATCTGAGACATGTAgttgagaaaaataaatatttgctatgAGTCTTAATTTATATATAAACCTAAAATATGGCTCTTCTTTCATAACAAATGTAGTCCAGACTGCTGAGCATAAGACTTTGCCATAGTGGGTGAACAATGGGTAGGAACTGGTAAAAAGTTCAGTTATTAAAGTCAGATTTTAGCAGACGTGTTGTTATTGTTTATTAGGTAGCATAATGAAATAGCATTAAACTAAATATTAGCCTATGCAGGCTTCCATGTATATTTGTACTCCATTAGCTCCTGATTCTTTATGTTTTATCTCTGATTAGAAGATGGGAATCAGCCTTGGCTCTGCGGAGAATTCTTCAGCTTGGCAGATGTATCACTTGCTGTCACATTACATCGCTTGAAGTTTCTGGGATTAGCAAGAAGAAACTGGGGAAACGGAAAACGACCCAACTTGGAAGCCTATTATGAGCGTGTCctgaagagaaaagctttttacAAAGTTTTAGGACATGTCAACAATATATTAATCTCAGCAGTTCTGCCAACTGCATTCCGTGTGGCCAAGAAAAGAGCACCCAGAGTTCTTGGCACCAGCCTGTTGGTTGGCATGCTAGCAGGAATGGGTTATTTTGCTTTCATGTGTCTTCGGAAGAGGTTTGCCAACATGATGCTATCGATTAGAAccagacaaaattatttttagacTTGTCTGTCCCTGGTGGTAGGTGGAGGTCATCTCTAGCCCAcaggaaaatatgaaaaataagcaTATAAGAAAGGTTATGTCTGTGAATTAGAACACTGTCACACAGTGATTGTCTCCTGCTTTTGAATAATTGGATTGGCAATGCTGATATATTTGTGGAAAATAAATGTTGAGGggacaacaaaaaaagaagatactTTCTTTTTGAATGAGGAGCTATAAGGGCTGTGACAGTACTTTGTTAAAGTGATTATTGTTTCTGTCTCCTTTACCCAATGCCTGACctaattttaatgtttttatttagtAGATACTTTTGTTGCAATGTGACAGCTTTTCACGTGGGTGAAATGCGTTACTGTGCAGAAACCAGCACTGGTGAATCACTGAAAACAGCACTTAAGTTTAAATGCTCAGAGAGGGATGTAGCTTTGTGCCTGTCATGTGTATGGGAGCAAGTGTCTCTGTACTGATTAATGTCTGTTGATTTGCAGTTGGACCATtatgaatgttttaaaaagtagCCCTATAGAGCTACTTTTTCACCCTATGTTCATGCAGTAGTACAGGAAAAGACCTGAAATACATGTAAATATCAGTGATTTGTGGGCCTCGTGAgtgaaattctgcaaaaaaaaaaaaaaagacaattgacAGATTTTGAACTTCTGTTGATTTACAAATGGGAGTAAAAAACCTGACTCTTGTCTTTTGAAAATCTCTTGGATAGCCTCTGACCCACTCAGATAACCAGTTCAACCACAAACACTGGCTGGGTCATAACAAACTCAGTGCCCTTTTCTGCTTTCACTCCCATCAGCTCCTTCTATCTTTTGCGCTTGTGGTGGCTTAGTACAGTTGTCTCCATATTAGTGTCCCATGCACCTGTCCTTGTTTCAGCTCTAAGCACTGGCTCTTTTTTGCGCACAACTTGGATATGTCAGCAATTGCATTTGCTTCTATGAAATGTTTGCCCACATTGTGCCATAGACAATTAGAAAATGTATGCACAAAAATGCCTTTTGTGAAACTAATTTAAAACAGTTCACTGTTTTTGAATCTGGTTAGGTAGCCTAGATTGAAGGTGAAACAGCTACTTAGCAGAGTCTGTTTACTGATGGTAAGGTGTCATAATGGTGAAAACAAGTGAAAAATGTAGGGCAGGCTGGAGACAGAAGATAAGTAGTGCAAATAAGTAgtgcaaaaatatataaaaacacttTGATACTTTCTGCTATTCAACAGATGATGAGTTTTATTACTGTGTTTGAACTTAGATCCCGTTTCAACGAGAGATGCACATTTACCTGAAAGTAGACTTTGCAGACAAAAACACTCAGGAATGGCTGAAATTCTGATGACAGTCTAATAAGATTTTGTATTCTTTCATGACTGTCTGAAAAGTTCAGAATTTTGATTACAAGCTGTAGATAACTACAACAAGCAAAGTGTCGCTCTAAATATTTGCCTATCACCAACCAGTGCCAACAGACCTAAGTAAATTTTAGATCCGATGCTGGTGGCTGTAGTCTTTCTCAACTAATGCTTTTGAGCATCAAGAAGATCCTCTCTAAAGTTTGAAGTGTACAGATGTAGTTTTTATCTTGGCAGTCTCACTGTCTACAAGATACCAAAATGGATAACATTGTTGAATATTGCTGCTTATGATTTAATATTGTGTTAGCTGTCTAACAAAAGCGGGCCCAAATCTCATTGCTCCTTTCCATTAATAAGAAACATCTTATCTAGGAAACAATGCTCTTTTTATTTGTCCAAAAGACAGTTTTATGTAATTCTATTTCATGACAGAGTTGTTTTGAAGAACTTGATGAATTAAATGTGCTCTATTTAGAAAAACTTGTTATCTCTAGAGTAAAATTAATCCAACAATACTATTAATGTGCTGGCAGCTTTaactgggttttgtttttcatgtattGCAGCGTATCTGCATTTACTTGTAACCATCTTCCACTAAGTTTCTAGACCCAGAGTATACCCTGTAACATAATgcttttttgcatgtatttatgaCAGATCATTTGTAAAATATAATCTGATGAAGCCACAGTAAAATTCAATATAtatgacatttatttatttatttattttacagaaagctgtattttattttccctttatctttttttcaatgttttaGGTCTAGATAAGAACACACTTCTATTTCCAGAGGCATACCAGGTTAGTTCACAGTAGCAGCACTGTATGCTGAGATACAGACTGATTATTAAGGAGGCTGTGCAGTTTTacttcccccccctccaaaactTGATCCCTGCCCTTCCACTAGTGCTCATTGCCTGCCAAGAGCTGCAGGTATTGTTGGAGAGGACTGAAATGGCCACCAGATGTCAGTGCTCCTCCAGGAGCTCCAGGAGCTCCTCTGCCTTGGAATGCCTTTGAGCTGTGTGGGAAATCACTGAAGTTTTCACAAACAAAATGTTTATGATCTCAGATGGATGTGAGCATCCTCATCAAACTAGTGGTCTCTCAAAAGCCCTTGAAACAACTGCTTTAGTCTGCTGCAGGCTAGTTCTCTAATATCTGTCATTTAGGCTTGTATGTAGTTTCTAAACTGGATAGATAAGATTGTCCAACAGAGGGCAAAGTTAAAATAGGATTTCACATTACAATGTGTATCACTGAATAGCAGTTAAACTTGTTGCCTACAGGAATGAAGGTGGATAAAACTATTATTGAGAAAACTTTGAATCCTTAGTTAAATTCATGTCTGTTAGCTAAAGTATTTGACAGCCTACTTATTCTCACTGCTCTGATGTACTCTTCTTTGTGCTCTAATGGTTCCTGTACAGGTGGCAGCAAAAGGCTTACCCATACCTAAGTTCCTCATAGTGGGATGAGATTTAGAAGCACATATGCTCTATATGGCTCCTTGCACCTTTCATGTGAtgcttgtaaatttttttttttagcctggcttattttctttgctttggcaCCTCTGGACATTATTTAGATTGGTTACAATCAATCTTTTGGTTTTTATTTAGTATTTGCTCTCATATCATGCATCAGATATATTTCCTATCATACCTTTCTATGTTGGACCAGCAAAATAAACATTGACTCTATGACTGCTTTCTAGACTGGTTTATGTCTTCTGTTTCAGTAAAACACAACATATTTGAGGAATACACAATGTTGCTGTAAGGAGATGTTCAAGAAAGAAGCCTCTGAAATTTCAGTGTAAAAGGTGTTGAAGAGATTGCCTTACATATATTTGGAAACAGCAATTATAGTGATAGTTTTCTTTGTATGAGGGTCAGCAGAAGCCTTTTAATAATGCtgaaaagccattaaaaaaaggaGGGCATGCAGTTGTTGCCTTTTCAGTTAATCGTTAAGAAAATCGCTTCCTTTCTGAGTATGACCATGATTCTTGGCTTACATGGTTGAGTTGCAGAAGCTGATGGCTCCTTTCTGTAAGGTAATTTGACAAATACGTATGCTGTGTCTACACTAACGTTGCAGAGAGCAGGTTTTGTATCCCCTGATTCATGCCGGTTagagaagaaatagaaagaaagtaGGTGAAAAGTAGTGGATCTAGCTAACTGGAGCACACTCTGCTCTGCAAGATGGCATATGACGGATTATTCTTTACTGAGGCCTCCTTAATAAAGTTATCTCTCTGTTTAGCTGATGCTAGACAAAGAGATATAAGGTTGCATTTAGGCAATTTATAAGATGCACTGAGGAAGTCAGACATCTATAAACTTCCcaaacaaaatatgtttttcctcccctcctttcttttaaagaaaatctttagTTTTGGTGCAGTACCAGGTCAAAAAGTCAGATACTCAGAACTCAGGAAATTGCAGAAGCTAGACTGCTTACAATACTTCAACTCACTTATACAGTACTTCAgtagcatttttatttctctttttctttctaaattataATCATGATGCTTTATTATGTGCAGTTAAAAATGTTGCATCATAAAATAGTTAAGCTGTGGATGAGCTTAGTAATGCGGGGAACAACTAGAGTTTCCAGGCTTGAAATCCTAGCTATTTTTTTCTTAGCGTCAATGTTAATTTTTACTACAGACggttaaaaatattcataaataattGCGTATATATGTGTTTTGTAAATTAATAGATAACATAATAACATAATTCATTATAATCTACTTGCAGATCTTAAAAATTACTAAATTTAATGTCCATATTTATTCAATATAATATCCCTACTAATCCCTTCGATACTTATTCTGTTAAAAATGGGCATTGGACAATATTATTACATtgtttatatttataaatttcatatttataaaatacttaTAAATTCAGCTTTAAAACTGGACTGATGAAAATTCGgttgatttatttaaaattaacacACTGAGAAATGTCCAAACTCAGTGTCTTATCATGTGTAATTTTTGAGATTCTTTGTAAGATTGAACACATTGTCTAAATCCCTCTGTGAAGGCACACATAGTCCACACACACCAGCAGCCAGGGAAGGATTAAAGGAAGAGTTTTTTGCATGCCCAGCTATAACTGAAGAACCAGTTAGAAACAGCTTCTTTAAAGGAAATTGC contains:
- the GDAP1 gene encoding ganglioside-induced differentiation-associated protein 1, with product MRLNSSGEVPVLIHGENIICEATQIIDYLEATFVDEEVPRLMPEEGSMYYPRVQHYRELLDSLPMDAYTHGCILHPELTVDSMIPAYATTRIRSQISNTESELKKLAEENPDLQDAYIAKQKRLKSKLLDHDNIKYLKKILDELEKVLDQVETELQRRNEETPEDGNQPWLCGEFFSLADVSLAVTLHRLKFLGLARRNWGNGKRPNLEAYYERVLKRKAFYKVLGHVNNILISAVLPTAFRVAKKRAPRVLGTSLLVGMLAGMGYFAFMCLRKRFANMMLSIRTRQNYF